Genomic DNA from Cucurbita pepo subsp. pepo cultivar mu-cu-16 chromosome LG13, ASM280686v2, whole genome shotgun sequence:
ATTTTTGCTTTTACATACCATCGAACGAGGATCGTTAACCATCGTTCGTTCgcttaattttgattaaatcaCGCTAAACCGATAAGACGATGAGCTAAAAGCATCACCAACGACAAAAGATGGCAACTACTTCCCTTCAATAGTGGGTTTAATTAGCTTTAATCAACTTTTAAGTACATTGTTAAAGAAACTTTCCACTTTAACAACCAACATGATTGAATGTGTGGGCCTTAAGCATTGAATCCTTACTAATATTTGCATACAAATTGTAtgtaaatcaaaatataatctCTTATGATTCAAGGGTTTTggaaatttcatcaaatttgatgCCATAAAGATTTTAGGTATATTGCTTCCAAACTCCCAAAAGATTAATACACTCAAAATCACACataattcaaaagaaatatgatGGAAAAACATTACAcgaacacaacacaacacacataattttgtttattcagCACcctcaaaacaaaaacatccTCGTCGTCCTCGTCCTTGTCGTAGTATGTGCAATCTCTTAAGTTTCGTTTGAGGGAGACGACGAGCAATCACTGACTACCTCCGTTCCAACTTGCCTTCTATGGAAACTCCGGTGACAACCGCAGGCAGCGCAAGTCAGTGCAGAAGTCGTACCTTCGTCGCCGCTTGCCATGAATTCTCGACACCCATCGACGGCGTAGCCTCCGACACTCGCAGCGTGGTTCTTTTGGCACTCCCCATATCTAACACTCCTTACTGTGAAAGAGGAAGCCTCAGTGTCTCTCGAGGGTTCTTCTGATCTTCTGAGCACAACTTGACGCTTTCTCATTTTCTGAGTTTCTTTTTAGCTTGATCTTGTTTTACACCAAGAAAGCTCCAATTTTTGGTAATgggtttgaagaaaaatgaattggGAGAGATCACAAATTGAGTTTGCTTAAATAGAGTGAAAAATAGACTTTATCACATGTC
This window encodes:
- the LOC111808953 gene encoding mini zinc finger protein 2-like, encoding MRKRQVVLRRSEEPSRDTEASSFTVRSVRYGECQKNHAASVGGYAVDGCREFMASGDEGTTSALTCAACGCHRSFHRRQVGTEVVSDCSSSPSNET